From Oryctolagus cuniculus chromosome 17, mOryCun1.1, whole genome shotgun sequence, a single genomic window includes:
- the LOC138846276 gene encoding leucine-rich repeat-containing protein 37A2-like — translation MQFLHNVNLNRNPLKNVEDSYLFKLPALKYLDLGTTQVPLTTVENILMMTLQLENLILPSHMACCLCQFKHTIEVVCNTVKLHCDNECLPNTTHCLEEASIGNPKGAFMKILQARKNNTSKQLTIEPGNPVSERNSVDFPGRMSEQRDFNNESDIISALNYILPYFSEEILQNVESTLLPFITLLFSNVQDRDKSLSYVKTHIRRPSHPYRNKLRKLYFLENLLDEEIQEKIDEVKKEEKAMLMQPILLGPQFNPQILQKKSETAPSQENSLATMPSVGYRLQRVKKVIKGPKGLRERHLQEMRKSLGRRRGTWPFAESIGGRRLGRAGSRELKELQVAQRPRQVAGNSLHTEPLLTKEREAAASSFLKKHILGRPSTSPAKSLSEINNKGKDLTYTIFVLEDANAKAKNKAAGKPIWHSRQNYRFHKTRSHLVLRTPKAKLSRKFRRKNSLNRLTAGKRPPFPALRSLINSPSGEAFSSPGGLHSQGSPPLREPSIEDTREENHSGGRVFEENVLPENTTAHEETLPGDKMHTDPSATDSAGTEFDLMPTVDQTKETQWEYPSEGTEAPTTPAGFTYPVMLSQGQQFEIQLNPQLQSLIPNTDMKKLISHVIRTLKMDCSEAQVQLPCAKLTSKTGILMKLLSEQQEEKIAKEEWDAEQWRTETYINESTEAPSGQKEQESSKVRTGDLHFPIT, via the exons atgcagtttttgcacaatgt aaatctcaatcgTAATCCTCTGAAAAACGTTGAAGATTCGTATCTTTTTAAACTgccagcattaaaatatct agacttgggaacaacacaagtaccacttaccacagttgagaacatcctcatgatgactcttcaattggaaaacct gatcttacccagccatatggcctgctgcctctgccaatttaaacatactatcgaggttgtctgcaacaccgtcaagcttcactgtgacaatgaatgcctgccaaatacgacacattgcc ttgaagaagcatctatagggaacccaaagggggcattcatgaagatattgcaagcccggaagaacaacaccagcaagcagctgactattgagccagggaacccagtatcagagagaaacagcgtggacttcccaggccgtatgagtgaacagcgggacttcaacaatgaaagtgacattattagtgcactgaattacatattgccttatttctcagaggaaattctacaaaatgtagaatcaacattattaccattcattacactgcttttttcaaatgtgcaagatagagataagtccctgagctacgtgaaaacccacataaggaggccctctcatccttacagaaataagttgagaaagctctattttctggagaatttgttagatgaagaaattcaagaaaaaatcgatgaggttaagaaggaagaaaaggccatgcttatgcagcctatcctgttaggtcctcaatttaaccctcaaatcctccaaaagaaatcagaaactgccccgtcacaggagaacagcctggcaaccatgccaagtgtggggtacaggctgcagagagtgaaaaaagtcatcaaggggccaaagggcttacgggaaaggcacctccaggagatgaggaagagcctcgggaggagacggggcacctggccctttgcggagagcattgggggaagaaggcttgggagagcaggctccagggagctgaaggagcttcaagtggctcagaggcccaggcaggtggccggaaactccttgcacacggagcccttgctcacaaaggaacgtgaggctgcagcctcctctttcctgaagaaacacatcctgggcaggccttctacctcccctgcaaaatctctctctgagatcaacaacaaaggaaaagacttaacctacaccatttttgtcttagaagatgccaatgctaaagctaaaaataaggcggcagggaaaccaatctgGCATTCCAGACAAAATTACCGCTTTCACAAAACtcgctctcacctggtcctccgaacccccaaggccaaactgagtcggaagttcagaaggaaaaattccctcaacaggctgacggctgggaagaggcctccgttccctgcactgcggagtctcataaactccccctccggagaggctttctcatcccctggaggcctgcattctcaggggagtcctcctctgagagaaccttctatagaagacactagggaggaaaaccattccggaGGTCGTGTTTTTGAAGAAAACGTTTTGCCAGAAAACAccactgcacatgaagaaacgctccctggcgacaaaatgcacacagatccttcagctacagattctgctgggaccgagttcgacctaatgccgactgtggaccaaaccaaggaaacacagtgggaataccccagcgagggcactgaagcccccaccacgcccgcaggcttcacctaccccgtgatgctgtcccaggggcaacagtttgaaattcagctgaatccgcagctacagtccctcatccccaacacggacatgaaaaagctcatttctcacgtcatccgcactctgaaaatggactgctctgaggcccaggtgcaactgccctgtgccaagctcacctccaaaacaggcatcctgatgaagctcctcagtgagcagcaggaagaaaagatagccaaggaagaatgggacgcagagcagtggaggaccgagacctatatcaatgagagtacagaagccccgagtggacagaaagagcaggagtcgagtaaggtgaggacaggagacctgcactttcccatcacttag
- the LOC138846269 gene encoding leucine-rich repeat-containing protein 37A3-like encodes MGDQEKHLAPGSCHRISVVRRPQRAGRGGHWRVNQRQRKTFLSVSRSHCPLCLSKKKKKNPAEVETFPVSHEVTTTQASVPALPPTPLEEVEPLPIQSPEVMQDEKPSMTQQEETAEILQAPEEAAPSPIHQEAQAHASVFPTEHEPLKDQEADTAQQPKPPEEDEHSPLPGVPAQPEQLKEPSPSQQGISVPPLERPVSAYQLPLQQGNTNQPSDIFPEMSDAIPMNMTFSPHIPEEILRTQHLRMSKTKPKHVDIDLTRTLKPTPEVYPYWSQQEGPAQPTVPTKQVEFSPTQLGPPLAKPPALPEKMELSPAEPLEPLKNAEQAPVQNVAPAKPQDFPDTQSSVTQQELQTQQPNLTKVTGQPLDVELTITTQPGMEGGLSPIMQEAPVQLPGPSKEGIAQPPGYQGVTVPTPAQDQAPFPKSPRITFQPFDLALTITPQPITEAELATNVQETPPKETVAQPPVHHEGQNQPPLSPSVTNQPLDLALTITTEPTTEAEHPADLSKTTAPSPNLTPVTTQHLDLGLTITPETSSMVTEPSTDMQETSSQPPMEGVTQSPIHQEVTVPTLGHNQAQYPTLPHITVQPLDTVLTINAKRTRKAEHSTALKKTKVPPVLHEEVLSQPDQVQAQHPTLTEVTVQPFDVELTLTPESIVEGEPLPTMQETSGQPPGPHNEVVYQPPVYYEMVVPKPSQDQTPHPMSPSGTAEPSKLESTITQVPTTQDEHSTAFKSISPPPYPMYPEVTFSPPVQIQTQYTNLPQVTVKPLDLEITQTPQRTTEATPSTTMQMTLTQSTEPLKELITQSPGDNEMTVPTAGQHQAQHPTSPSVIAQPSKMELTITLVPTAKAGHSPSLKKTTDLHPGQVQTQHSTLTEVTDQPLNAAATINVCELCTCKDETLSCTGLSPVQKLHRVPVPEPNSYNGTFSILNFQGNSISFIDENVWKAYRWAETLILSENDLTELHKDSFEGLLSLQHL; translated from the exons atgggagaccaggaaaagcacctggctcctggctcctgccatcggatcagtgtggtgcgccggccgcagcgcgccggccgtggcggccattggagggtgaaccaacggcaaaggaagacctttctctctgtctctcgctctcactgtccactctgcctgtcaaaaaaaaaaaaaaaaaaccctgcagaagtggaaacatttccagtcagccacgaggtcacaacaactcaggcctcagtcccagctctgcctccaacgcctcttgaagaggttgaaccactgccaattcaatctccagaagttatgcaggatgagaaaccctctatgacccagcaggaggaaacagctgaaattttacaggcccccgaagaggctgcaccttctccaatccatcaggaagcccaagctcacgcctcagtgttccctacggagcatgagcctttgaaagaccaggaggcagacacagctcagcagccaaagcccccagaagaggatgagcactccccacttccaggggtcccagctcagcctgaacaactgaaggaaccttcaccaagccagcaggggatttccgttccacctctagagcgccccgtgagtgcttaccaattaccactccaacagggaaacacaaaccagccttcagatatcttcccagagatgagtgatgctattccaatgaatatgacattttcacctcatattccagaagaaatactcagaactcagcatttaaggatgtctaaaaccaaaccaaaacatgtggatattgaccttaccagaaccctaaagcccactccagaagtttatccttactggagtcagcaggaaggacctgcccagcctacagttcccaccaagcaagttgaattttctccaacccagcttgggcctcctcttgccaagcctccagcactgcctgaaaagatggaactttctccagctgagcctctagagcccctcaagaatgcagaacaagctccagtgcaaaatgtagccccagccaagccacaagacttccctgacactcaatcatctgtaacccagcaggagcttcaaactcagcaaccaaacctgaccaaagtcacaggtcaacctttggatgtggaactcaccataactacacaacctggaatggaaggcggactttctccaatcatgcaggaggccccagttcagcttccagggccatctaaggaaggtatagctcaacccccaggatatcagggggtgacagttccaacaccagCTCAGGATCAAGCTCCGTTTCCAAAATCACCCCGCATCACATTTCAACCTTTTGATCTGGCACTTACAATAACTCCACAGCCCATTACAGAGGCTGAACTTGCCACAAATGTGCAGGAGACTCCACCTAAAGAAACTGTAGCTCAGCCACCAGTGCATCATGAGGGTCAAAATCAACCTCCACTATCACCCAGTGTCACAAATCAACCTTTAGACCTGGCACTTACCATTACTACAGAACCTACTACAGAGGCTGAGCATCCTGCAGACCTGAGCAAGACTACAGCTCCATCTCCAAACCTGACTCCAGTCACAACTCAACATCTGGACCTGGGACTTACCATAACTCCAGAAACCAGCAGTATGGTGACTGAACCCTCTACAGACATGCAGGAGACCTCCAGTCAACCTCCCATGGAGGGTGTAACCCAATCTCCAATACATCAAgaggtgacagttccaacactgggtcataatcaagctcaatatccaacattgcctcacatcacagttcagcctttggacacagtgcttaccataaatgcaaagcgtaccaggaaggctgaacattctacagccctgaagaagactaaagtacctcccgtgctccatgaggaggtactttcacaaccagaccaggttcaggctcagcatccaaccctgacagaagtcacagttcaaccttttgatgtagaacttaccctaactccagaatccattgtggagggtgaaccactcccaaccatgcaggagacttcagggcagcctccagggccacataatgaagtggtctatcagcctccagtttattatgagatggtagttccaaaaccaagtcaagatcaaactccgcatccaatgtcacccagtggcacagctgaaccttcgaagttagagtcaaccataactcaggtacccactacacaggatgaacattctacagccttcaagtctatatctcctcctccttatccaatgtaccctgaggtgacattttcacctccagtccagattcagactcagtatacaaacctgcctcaagtcacagtcaagcctctggacctggaaattacccaaactccacaacgtactacagaggctacaccttctactaccatgcaaatgaccctaactcagtctacagagccactaaaggagctcataactcagtccccaggggacaatgagatgacagttccaacagcaggtcagcatcaagctcagcacccaacatcacccagtgtcatagctcagccttccaagatggagctaaccataactctggtacccactgcaaaagctggccattctccatccctgaagaagactacagatctacatccaggccaggttcagactcagcactcaaccctaactgaagtcacagatcaacccctgaatgcggctgccaccataaatgtctgtgagctctgcacctgcaaagatgagacactttcatgcactggcctcagcccagtgcagaagcttcacagagttcctgtaccagagcccaacagctacaatggcaccttcagcatatt aaatttccaaggaaactcgatttctttcattgatgaaaatgtatggaaagcataccgctgggctgagacact aatcctcagtgaaaatgacttgactgaattacataaggactcatttgaaggcctgctgtccctccaacacttgtaa